Part of the Prochlorococcus sp. MIT 0603 genome is shown below.
TTGTACATCTGAATTCTTCAGTCCAAGCTTTAGAGCATTAATTATCGCCTCATTTGTATTTTTAGCCTCACTACCTCCCTTAAGGATGGCACCATTGCCAGATCTTACAGCAAGTGCTGCAATTTGAATCGCTGCATCCGGACGAGATTCAAAAATCACTCCAAGCACACCTAAAGGTACGGTAGTCCTATATAGAGTTAGTCCTTTGTCTAGCTCTCGACTTAGTTGACATAGTCCTAATGGATCTGGCAAGGATGCTACTTGTCTAACGCCTTGAATAGCAACATCAAGTTTTTCATGATCCATTTTCAATCTTGCTAATAAAGGTTTACTAAGACCAGATTGCTCTGATCTAGAAAAGTCTTCTTTGTTAGCCTCGGTTATTTGCCTTGTATTAGAAGCCAGAGCATCTGCCATTGCCATTAAGGCACCTTGTCGTTGGTCATTAGTACATTGAGCCAAAGTTATAGAGGCATTTCGTAAATCAATAGAACGTTTGATTAAATCGTTCGATGGGTATGGGACTGATGTGTTCTTTTCCATTAATTCTTAATGTCCTGTATTTATACTGCCTTAGAAATTGTAAGGAAAGTGACAATTATAAAAGTCATTAATACATAAAGCAAAATAGTGACGTGTCAATTATGAGAATAAAAAATAGAAGCATCTTCAATTAGTGAAAAAGAAGGCTTAGCAATAAGTGATATTGTCCTATGCAGCCTAGCTTCAAGCCATTTAGCCAAAGGTACATCTATCCATCCAGGCCATAAAGCACAAGAAATAACCTTCTTATCACAATCATCTAAAATTCCTGGTATAGCAACAGTAACGAAACCTCTTAGCGAATTTTCGTCTATAGATTCAATGATTTCACTTAGAAATATGGTGAAAGCACCAGGTGATTGGGGGGGTGAAAAAACATAGTCTTTTTGATCACATTCAACCTCAGAATGAAAAAGATATGTCTTAATAAAAGAAAAGCCAACATCAATTCCAACATGTGAATGTGGATCCATTGTTCAATTTAATACCTCAAAAATAACTGTAATTGACTCTGCCAATTTCCATTATTATCTATTGCCCCTGATACTCCAACACTTGGGTTGAATTGATATGTGATAGTGCCCTGAGGGGGGATATCCTTTCTATTTGGTGTTGTTTGAATAGAGAAATTAATTTTTTCAGATAAGTCAAGTCCAATCTCCGCTATCCAAGCTTGTTGAGGTGATAAATTTTCCTGCTCAGAATCACTATTAGTTAATTCATTATCTTCAACGACATCACCTTCAGTATCAAAGTTCTCCTTGCCTGCAACAAAGGCAGGGTATAGAGAAAGTTGTATTCTGTCGCTGAAAGCATCACTTAAATTACCTAAGGCAGGAGTCAAGAATGATCTATTCAATAAATCTACTAACACTTCTCTTTCACTACCAGTCATGAGCATTGTCAATGAGTTCCCTCCAATAAGATCAAGTAACTGATTTCTTGGCAATGCAGGAGTACTTCGCAATTGGAAGCTCTCTGATACACGATCAGCAGGACCAGTTGCTATTAATTTAATTTTTACAAATCTTGAGCCACCTATGCCTATAGAACCCGAGCCATTTTTAGCGAAATCATTGGTAGTTTCCAATTGGCTTGGATCTTGAATAACATCAGGTACTTTTGTAGATAATGTTATATCTAAGTATGGAATTAAACCCATTGACGGAGCAAATAAAGCAATGTTTGGTTCACTCTTATCAAGGTCAAACGTTGTAGTGAAAAGATTAACTCTCCCTTTCGTAAGTCGGACAAGGCCACGTAAATCCAAGCTTTCATTTAACGGTCCATCAAGAACCAAAGTCCCTGAAGCATTAAAACTGGCAATTGGTTGATAAGCAATTCGTAAGTCTGGCCCTAAACGCAGTCGCAAGGAGTCGAAACCTATAAAAGATAATTGTCTAGGCAATCCAGATTTAAGAATTTTACTTGCTGAAGAATTCTGGTCCTGAATAAATAAAGGCAGAGGTCTTTTATAGTCCCAACTTTGTTCTGGAAAAGTTCTTGGTGGAAATCGATTCTGGTTAGAAGGAACTCCTTGTCGACTATTGTTTATGGCCTTATTTTGACGAGGATTAGAACGTCTAGCTGATATAGATCCTTGATTAATAATTGTCTCCCCCCCCAGCAATGGTTTAACAACTGATCCGGTTAGATTAAGCTTAGAGGATATATTAAAAGTAGTAGAATCTTGACTAATTTCTATATTGCTAGCTTCAACATAAAGGCTCTTTTCATCATTTAAACTGTCACGAAACAAAGAGATTCTACCATTAGAGTTTATTATTCCCTCTTCCCCAATATTTGCTTGTAGATTGTGAACATACGCTTCATCAAAGTCAAAAAGAATTTTAGTTTCAAAGTTCCTTAGCTTCATATCATTTACAGTAAAGGAGGCATTTTTTATATCTAAGTATCCATTAGCAATAGGTTTCTTCAAAGTGCCTTTAATTAACAACTTAAGGTCGGCATCACCTGCATCCCAAGAAAAAGCCTTGTTAGACAAACCATCCAAGAAAGAAAGTCCATCTCCATGACTTTGAATATTTAGATCGAATGGTGCATTGGATGACAGAGGAACTTGTCCAGAAATCAAGATAGGGTTTGTTGATTTCCTTTCCTTAAAGGATATATTTGTCTTCAAATATGACTTTGTAATATAGATTTCACCTTTCTTTAAGGTGATTTCCTTCTCTAAAATACGAGCATCTTTCAAGACAAGTTCAGTATCTAATTCAGGAAAATTATTCTTGAAATTATATTTACCAGTGACACCAAACATTCCCGTCACGGAAGAAGGTGAGCTAAAGAACAAAGACAAAATTGAAATAGGTAGATTTAGAAATGAAAACTCCCCATTTTCTTTTAAGGATAATGATTTAAATGTTGCAGTAAAAGGCTTTATGGCTACTGGATTAATGTTATTACCTCTAGTCCATACCTTACCTGAAGCCATAATATCAAGTTTCAAATCCGACATCCCACTACCCTCGAGATGGGCCTCTCCATCTATGCTCCCAGAAAGATCAGAAGGGGTAATAATTCTCTTCGTAACATTGTTCCTCTTGTATTTTTCGACAAATACACGTGAAAAATCCCAATTAGACATCTGATCATCTAATGATTCTTTAGGAGAAAGAAGAGATAGCCCAGTCAAATCATCAGCTGAGCCACGAGCAAGTCTTGGTTTCAAATTAAATTGAGAAATTTTCAAACTGCTATCTGCCAACCACTGAGGAGTAATTCCTTTAGCGATGGCTTTCAATTTAAAGAACCCACCAATGCTGCCATTAGCGTTAAATAATATTTCACCTGTATCTGACGGGACAATCTGACCACTTATAGAATATTTATTCATGGAATAACTACCATTAATCGTTACCTCCTTTAAATTGACTCCGAGTAATCTAGGGAATCGGTATAATATTGAACCGTCAACAATCAATGGTGATGTTTTAATAGTTCCTTTTCCAGCTAATTCTCCAAAAGTACGTTTAAAGCTTTTCTCAGGAGGCAGTGATAGTTCAATGCGATCAAGCCTGAAATCATCAAGATCCCATCCATAACCTTCATTGGTTTGCATTAGAGAAAATTTGCCACTCAATCTATTCAAATCAAAAGATTGTAAAGACCAATTTTTGTTTAATTTGGCCTCAAGTATGCCAGGCACTGCTCCCTCAACAGAAGACATCTTGAGAGTGCCGCCACCAGTTGGCAAGCCAATAAAATCTCCTTGCCACTTTTCTTGAAGCCTTACCGGGCCAAACTGGGGATTATTTAATTGAACAAAAAGGTTAGTAGTAAGAGAAGAAAGTGGCCCAGATATAGTGCCATTGGATGAAAGAGTACCAGCTAGATTAGTCCCAATTATTGATTCCAAAGATGATAATGGAAGTGCTTTAAGACTTAGCTCTGCATTTAATTCACCAAGAGACAAGAGTTGATCATCAAACAATAAAGGCAACGAAGCATTCACATCCAAAACGGAATTAGTCGCATCCCTTGGACGTAAAGACGAGAATAGTGTCATGTTATATAATGATTTGTTTTTAATAGGCATATTCGCACTTACGTCAACTTTCCAGCGGCCATAATTCAAAGCAGTTTTTGGTATAATCACTACATTATTCCTACAATTAATAGAAGTAGTTTTTGAAAAAAGAGTTTGCGGCTCAGGAGAACGTCTAGTCACATTCAAGTTCTCCAATAGGATCCCACCTTGACAATGAATATCAGAATCCTTCATGCCTAATTTTAGATTTGCATTTACTTTCCCTTTAGTAATTAAATCGGATCCACTAAAGAAGATTGACTGAAAATTATCTAAGTTTAAATTATTAACTTTAGCTCTACCTTTAAAATCAAGCACATCCCAGCGAGTATTTCCTCTTATAGATAACGAGCCATTATCAACAAAAAACAATGCAAAATATCCACTAACTTTTTTACTTGAGAGATCGAAAGATGCTCTTGCACTAGCCTTAATTTCATCCTTTGATGAATCCAAAATTAAACTTGATGAATCATCCAATCTGATCCTCAAATTTAACTTTGGTGGACTACCATCTTTTTGCTGACCTAATATCCAATATTTACCATTCTCATTGGCTTTCAAATTAATTCTTGCCTCTTTTGGACTTAATATCAAAACAGGCTTCCACTTCAAGAAGCTAGCAAATGGAGCAAATTGGATTTTTAAGCCTTGAAAAGTTGCTGTAGATGCGTCTTGAGAACCCTCCAAAAGCTTAGATCTTCCTACAGCAAAGCCCCATGGTCTCAAGCCTTGATACGGTCCTATTAAAGCAGGATGGCCTAATTGCTTGGATAATTTCTTTTCAAAATCAGGCCTAGAGGTTTCAATGTATTTTGTTAAATACTTATCAGTTGAACTATAAATCGTGTAGCCACCAAGAATCAACAAAGACCCTAAGAGTCCCCATTGTCTGATTTTCTTGAGTTTAAATGTCACTCCTTTAGAACTTTGTGTCTTTTAGGGAGCAGACGAACTATAAGGAGTGAATGAAGTCTTAACCAGTAAATGTCAATTTCTCAATTTCTACCAGAGGCAATTAAATGGCTTGCTTGGCTTGGTCTAGCCTTCGGACTGTTCACAATAATTGCCTTTCTCTTTAGTTTTGGAGTGAGGTTTCGCCTATTAGGAGCAACAATATTCACACTATTACTCTCTGGTAGTTGCTGGGCCTTTAAAGAAAGCTATAACCCTCC
Proteins encoded:
- a CDS encoding ROK family protein, with product MDPHSHVGIDVGFSFIKTYLFHSEVECDQKDYVFSPPQSPGAFTIFLSEIIESIDENSLRGFVTVAIPGILDDCDKKVISCALWPGWIDVPLAKWLEARLHRTISLIAKPSFSLIEDASIFYSHN
- a CDS encoding translocation/assembly module TamB domain-containing protein — translated: MTFKLKKIRQWGLLGSLLILGGYTIYSSTDKYLTKYIETSRPDFEKKLSKQLGHPALIGPYQGLRPWGFAVGRSKLLEGSQDASTATFQGLKIQFAPFASFLKWKPVLILSPKEARINLKANENGKYWILGQQKDGSPPKLNLRIRLDDSSSLILDSSKDEIKASARASFDLSSKKVSGYFALFFVDNGSLSIRGNTRWDVLDFKGRAKVNNLNLDNFQSIFFSGSDLITKGKVNANLKLGMKDSDIHCQGGILLENLNVTRRSPEPQTLFSKTTSINCRNNVVIIPKTALNYGRWKVDVSANMPIKNKSLYNMTLFSSLRPRDATNSVLDVNASLPLLFDDQLLSLGELNAELSLKALPLSSLESIIGTNLAGTLSSNGTISGPLSSLTTNLFVQLNNPQFGPVRLQEKWQGDFIGLPTGGGTLKMSSVEGAVPGILEAKLNKNWSLQSFDLNRLSGKFSLMQTNEGYGWDLDDFRLDRIELSLPPEKSFKRTFGELAGKGTIKTSPLIVDGSILYRFPRLLGVNLKEVTINGSYSMNKYSISGQIVPSDTGEILFNANGSIGGFFKLKAIAKGITPQWLADSSLKISQFNLKPRLARGSADDLTGLSLLSPKESLDDQMSNWDFSRVFVEKYKRNNVTKRIITPSDLSGSIDGEAHLEGSGMSDLKLDIMASGKVWTRGNNINPVAIKPFTATFKSLSLKENGEFSFLNLPISILSLFFSSPSSVTGMFGVTGKYNFKNNFPELDTELVLKDARILEKEITLKKGEIYITKSYLKTNISFKERKSTNPILISGQVPLSSNAPFDLNIQSHGDGLSFLDGLSNKAFSWDAGDADLKLLIKGTLKKPIANGYLDIKNASFTVNDMKLRNFETKILFDFDEAYVHNLQANIGEEGIINSNGRISLFRDSLNDEKSLYVEASNIEISQDSTTFNISSKLNLTGSVVKPLLGGETIINQGSISARRSNPRQNKAINNSRQGVPSNQNRFPPRTFPEQSWDYKRPLPLFIQDQNSSASKILKSGLPRQLSFIGFDSLRLRLGPDLRIAYQPIASFNASGTLVLDGPLNESLDLRGLVRLTKGRVNLFTTTFDLDKSEPNIALFAPSMGLIPYLDITLSTKVPDVIQDPSQLETTNDFAKNGSGSIGIGGSRFVKIKLIATGPADRVSESFQLRSTPALPRNQLLDLIGGNSLTMLMTGSEREVLVDLLNRSFLTPALGNLSDAFSDRIQLSLYPAFVAGKENFDTEGDVVEDNELTNSDSEQENLSPQQAWIAEIGLDLSEKINFSIQTTPNRKDIPPQGTITYQFNPSVGVSGAIDNNGNWQSQLQLFLRY